The following are encoded together in the Thalassomonas haliotis genome:
- a CDS encoding DEAD/DEAH box helicase: protein MTDTNNAAVGFESLGLPETLLTALNSLGFASATDIQAQTIPPLLAGKDVLGEAQTGTGKTAAFGLPALAKIDTSIKKPQLMVLAPTRELAMQVAEAIESFSKNIKGLRVATLYGGQSYGPQFQQLERGAQVVVGTPGRLMDHLRRKSLKLDNLSFCVLDEADEMLNMGFLDDIEWILEHLPEQTQMALFSATMPPQIRKVANRFLKEPEHIKIAAVKKAKANIKQYAWKVSGINKMTALERIAETVEYDAMIIFVRTRNDTVDVAEKLERLGYPAVALNGDMNQAQRERTVDQLKSGKSSIMVATDVVARGLDIPRISLVVNYDLPGDNEAYVHRIGRTGRAGRSGTSISFVRPREMYSLRHYERLTSGTIEQYELPTIQEIGKARIERTREELASVVADKELASMREIIESMANESELSMVDLAAALLYQKQLKQPLQPKEDPKPRREARDRNDRNDRNGRRDARGGRDGRDNRGNRDNRGERAPRKPKAVRSDVDWQTYRLEVGKEHGAKPGDIVGAIANEISLDSSYIGAINLHDRHSYVQLPKGIPTGAFQQLKTVRVRRQALEISVSDAPAAHERPRRSHERSERSRRAN from the coding sequence ATGACTGATACAAACAATGCCGCTGTCGGCTTTGAATCTTTAGGCTTGCCTGAAACTTTATTAACTGCTTTAAATTCTTTAGGATTTGCCTCTGCGACCGATATCCAGGCGCAAACCATTCCCCCGTTATTAGCAGGTAAAGATGTTTTGGGTGAAGCGCAAACAGGTACCGGTAAAACCGCTGCATTTGGTTTACCGGCACTGGCGAAAATTGATACTTCCATCAAAAAGCCACAGTTAATGGTCCTGGCACCGACCCGTGAACTGGCGATGCAGGTAGCTGAAGCTATCGAGTCCTTTTCCAAAAACATCAAAGGCTTGCGTGTTGCCACTTTATACGGTGGTCAATCTTATGGGCCGCAATTCCAGCAGCTTGAGCGTGGCGCCCAGGTAGTCGTTGGTACTCCGGGTCGTTTAATGGACCACTTACGCCGTAAGAGCCTGAAGCTGGATAACCTGTCTTTCTGTGTGCTTGATGAAGCCGATGAAATGCTGAACATGGGCTTTTTGGATGACATCGAATGGATCCTTGAGCACTTGCCAGAGCAAACGCAAATGGCCTTGTTCTCGGCCACTATGCCGCCGCAAATCCGTAAGGTGGCGAACCGTTTCTTAAAAGAGCCCGAGCATATTAAAATTGCCGCGGTGAAAAAAGCCAAAGCCAATATCAAGCAATACGCCTGGAAAGTGAGCGGCATCAATAAAATGACCGCGTTAGAGCGTATCGCCGAAACCGTAGAATACGATGCCATGATTATTTTCGTGCGCACCCGTAACGATACTGTCGATGTTGCCGAAAAATTAGAACGTTTGGGCTACCCGGCGGTTGCCTTAAACGGCGATATGAACCAGGCACAACGTGAGCGTACCGTAGACCAGTTAAAATCCGGTAAGTCTTCTATCATGGTTGCCACCGACGTGGTTGCCCGTGGCCTGGATATTCCGCGTATCTCTTTGGTGGTTAACTATGATCTGCCGGGTGATAACGAAGCTTATGTTCACCGTATCGGCCGTACCGGTCGTGCCGGTCGCAGCGGTACCTCGATTTCTTTCGTACGTCCTCGCGAAATGTACTCTTTACGCCATTATGAGCGTTTAACTTCGGGTACTATTGAGCAGTATGAACTACCGACTATCCAGGAAATCGGTAAAGCCCGTATCGAACGTACCCGTGAAGAGCTGGCGAGTGTTGTTGCCGATAAAGAATTGGCAAGCATGCGTGAAATCATTGAGAGTATGGCCAACGAGTCAGAGCTTTCTATGGTAGATTTAGCCGCGGCGCTGTTATACCAGAAGCAGTTAAAGCAGCCGCTGCAGCCAAAAGAAGATCCTAAACCTCGCCGTGAAGCACGTGACCGTAACGACCGTAACGATCGCAATGGCCGTCGTGATGCACGCGGTGGCCGTGACGGACGTGACAACCGCGGCAACCGGGACAACCGGGGTGAAAGAGCGCCGCGTAAGCCTAAAGCAGTACGCAGCGATGTCGATTGGCAGACTTACCGTTTAGAGGTAGGTAAAGAGCACGGTGCTAAGCCGGGTGATATTGTTGGCGCTATTGCCAACGAGATTTCATTGGACAGCAGTTATATCGGCGCCATCAACCTGCATGACCGTCACAGTTATGTTCAGTTGCCAAAAGGTATCCCTACCGGTGCTTTCCAGCAGCTGAAAACGGTACGTGTCCGTCGTCAGGCATTGGAGATTTCTGTTTCTGATGCTCCGGCCGCCCATGAACGTCCTCGTCGTTCTCACGAGCGTTCAGAGCGCTCCAGGCGTGCTAACTAA
- a CDS encoding NADH-quinone oxidoreductase subunit N — translation MPTEMAAAPLFSNVQFTNAMLLAISPLLIIAFGIVLSLLLIAWRRSRRMLQGLTSAIFIVALIASAPLLFNSDVPVTTLLKVDGYGVFAFMLVCFSGLMVTLLSGQLLQRNTEAHDEYYLLLQLVILGGGILVFSDHFASLFLGFELLSLALVGLVGFFREEKHAVETAFKYLILSATASSFMLLGIAFIYSQTGSLHFSLANTGLNAAVSTGISAGVELSNAFHAIGMLLFFAGLAFKLSLVPFHFWTPDVYQGAPTPVTMLMATVSKVAMFTVLMKCLFSQEAFVQSSMMQLVALVAALSMVFGNVLALKQENLKRLLGYSSIAHMGYLLIVLLITSQKDIHFAWQSALFYLSAYVLASLSVFMVMIFTSQAASPPGQSQQHNADEASISSWQGLFWHNPLMAFLAILAILSLAGIPLSMGFIAKFYLLTFASQAGLWWLIVALVLGSGIGLFYYLRIIFSLFASPFSEQKAKAEMQQHSNSPQAFGHLPWNRLLVTGFVFAGLVFGLYPDVLMQVLNRLGELTQPLAVLNQTP, via the coding sequence ATGCCCACTGAGATGGCCGCAGCGCCTTTGTTTAGCAATGTTCAGTTTACCAATGCCATGTTGCTGGCGATATCGCCCCTGCTGATCATTGCCTTTGGCATAGTGCTTTCGCTATTGCTGATCGCCTGGAGACGTTCGCGGCGTATGCTGCAGGGGCTGACTTCGGCGATTTTCATTGTTGCCCTGATTGCCTCGGCGCCGCTGTTATTTAACAGTGATGTCCCGGTAACCACGCTATTAAAGGTAGACGGTTATGGTGTCTTCGCCTTTATGCTGGTGTGTTTTTCCGGCTTGATGGTGACTTTATTAAGCGGACAGCTGTTGCAGCGTAATACCGAAGCCCATGATGAATATTATTTGTTATTGCAGCTGGTGATTTTAGGGGGCGGCATACTGGTGTTCAGCGACCACTTTGCCAGCTTATTCTTAGGTTTTGAGTTGCTCAGCCTGGCTTTGGTGGGCCTGGTGGGGTTTTTCCGCGAGGAAAAACATGCGGTGGAAACGGCTTTTAAATACCTGATTTTAAGCGCCACCGCGTCGAGTTTTATGTTGCTCGGCATCGCTTTTATTTACAGCCAGACCGGCAGTTTGCACTTTTCTTTAGCCAATACCGGATTAAATGCCGCCGTAAGTACCGGAATAAGTGCCGGTGTTGAGCTTAGCAATGCCTTCCATGCCATCGGCATGCTGCTGTTTTTTGCCGGGTTGGCTTTTAAGTTATCCCTGGTGCCTTTTCACTTCTGGACCCCGGATGTTTATCAGGGGGCGCCCACCCCCGTGACTATGCTGATGGCGACAGTCTCGAAGGTGGCCATGTTTACCGTATTGATGAAATGCCTGTTCAGCCAGGAGGCCTTTGTCCAGAGCAGTATGATGCAGCTGGTGGCTTTGGTGGCGGCTTTGTCTATGGTGTTTGGCAATGTGCTGGCGTTAAAGCAGGAAAATTTAAAACGTTTACTGGGCTATTCTTCCATTGCCCATATGGGTTATTTGCTGATCGTCTTGTTGATCACCTCGCAAAAGGATATCCATTTTGCCTGGCAAAGTGCGCTCTTTTATCTGTCGGCTTATGTGCTGGCGTCTTTATCGGTTTTTATGGTGATGATCTTTACCTCACAAGCGGCTTCACCTCCCGGGCAAAGCCAGCAGCACAATGCGGATGAAGCCAGCATCAGCAGCTGGCAGGGGCTTTTCTGGCATAACCCCCTGATGGCTTTTCTGGCGATCCTCGCGATATTAAGTCTGGCGGGTATTCCGCTGTCGATGGGCTTTATTGCCAAGTTTTATCTGTTAACCTTTGCCAGCCAGGCGGGACTGTGGTGGTTAATCGTCGCGCTGGTGCTCGGCAGCGGCATAGGCCTGTTTTATTATTTGCGCATCATTTTTAGTTTGTTTGCTTCGCCCTTTTCTGAACAAAAAGCTAAAGCAGAAATGCAGCAACACAGCAATTCCCCGCAGGCATTTGGCCATTTGCCCTGGAACCGCCTGCTGGTAACTGGCTTTGTTTTTGCCGGTCTGGTCTTTGGCTTGTATCCGGATGTATTGATGCAGGTGCTTAATCGCCTGGGTGAGCTTACCCAGCCTTTAGCTGTGTTGAATCAAACACCTTAA